One window of the Burkholderia sp. FERM BP-3421 genome contains the following:
- a CDS encoding TolC family protein, giving the protein MSVKSIDEHVGVWWTRCVLALVGLASTGAWALDPLLTNGAVPATAAVDMLAASAKLCTFTDLPTPLRLQDAVERALCNHPKTRQAWANVKIQAAAVGLGRAAFLPTVNGSWQGTRDNATNHITGYPQYDSNYQANLQNASVSLSWVLYDFGGRSAALRNAAELLAAAQANQQAVLETVFASVAKDFYAAQAAQGALAAAREIERTARTSADAATRRVDRGVAAISDQLQAQTSYAEATVSRTKVEGEWLGAMGTLASDMNLAPTIAIVLPDVGDGVTPTPEFSDSVVALIDEAKRTYPGVVAAQAQVAAAQAKAAQTRAEGLPRLSLVVQYNYNNQPTSLQLGYPVFPATHREWYLGFQVTIPIFEGFMRTYQVRQAEAQIELQRSILDEIRQQVGLDVWTSYQTLQSTTKNLDNSERLLTLAQRSYDAAERRYRTGIGQILELLNAQSSMASAKRQRIQALTDWRSARLQLASKLGKLGMWNLSSDESKP; this is encoded by the coding sequence GTGAGCGTTAAGTCCATCGATGAACATGTCGGCGTGTGGTGGACAAGATGCGTGCTGGCGCTTGTTGGCCTGGCTTCCACGGGCGCATGGGCATTGGACCCGCTGCTGACAAACGGCGCGGTTCCGGCAACCGCGGCTGTCGACATGCTGGCCGCTTCCGCGAAGCTGTGCACGTTCACTGATCTGCCAACGCCGCTGCGTTTGCAGGATGCCGTCGAGCGGGCACTTTGCAATCATCCGAAAACGCGGCAAGCATGGGCGAACGTGAAAATTCAGGCGGCGGCGGTCGGCTTGGGCCGGGCCGCGTTCCTGCCTACCGTGAACGGCAGCTGGCAAGGTACGCGCGACAACGCGACGAATCACATCACGGGCTATCCACAATACGATTCGAACTATCAGGCCAACCTGCAGAATGCCAGCGTTTCGCTCAGCTGGGTGCTCTACGATTTCGGCGGGCGCTCGGCGGCGTTGCGCAACGCCGCCGAATTGCTGGCGGCAGCACAGGCGAACCAGCAAGCCGTCCTCGAAACGGTTTTCGCGTCGGTCGCGAAGGACTTCTATGCAGCCCAAGCCGCCCAAGGCGCACTCGCGGCCGCGCGTGAAATCGAGCGGACCGCACGTACGAGTGCTGATGCGGCGACTCGACGAGTCGACCGCGGTGTGGCAGCAATCAGCGATCAACTTCAGGCGCAGACTTCGTATGCCGAGGCGACCGTGAGCCGCACGAAGGTGGAGGGCGAATGGCTGGGCGCGATGGGTACGCTGGCGTCGGATATGAATCTGGCGCCGACGATCGCGATCGTGCTGCCGGATGTTGGTGATGGCGTTACGCCGACGCCGGAGTTCAGCGATTCGGTAGTGGCCTTGATCGACGAGGCGAAACGCACCTATCCCGGCGTCGTGGCGGCGCAGGCGCAGGTCGCTGCTGCGCAGGCCAAGGCGGCCCAGACCCGGGCCGAAGGCCTGCCGCGTTTGAGCCTCGTCGTTCAATATAACTACAACAACCAGCCAACCAGCCTGCAACTGGGATACCCCGTGTTCCCCGCGACGCATCGAGAGTGGTATCTCGGCTTTCAGGTGACGATCCCGATTTTCGAGGGTTTCATGCGGACTTATCAGGTCCGGCAGGCCGAAGCTCAGATTGAACTGCAGCGGAGCATACTGGATGAAATTCGGCAACAGGTGGGACTTGATGTCTGGACCAGCTACCAGACGCTGCAAAGCACCACGAAAAATCTCGACAACAGTGAGAGGCTACTCACGCTGGCGCAACGATCTTATGACGCAGCAGAGCGCCGTTATCGGACTGGGATCGGTCAGATTTTGGAATTGCTCAACGCGCAGTCGTCAATGGCCAGCGCGAAGCGGCAGCGGATTCAAGCGCTGACCGATTGGCGTTCGGCTCGCCTGCAATTGGCGTCGAAGCTCGGTAAGCTGGGAATGTGGAACCTATCGAGCGACGAATCGAAACCGTGA
- a CDS encoding peptidoglycan DD-metalloendopeptidase family protein: MKKGGMTKRAAWLPGMAVAFVLAGCAGPQTTTPPDEASASAAQPASAAAPDAASAAGVAAAAKPAPIRYVIKRGDTLTTIAKANNCSVQDLRAWNRLGRRSRLAAGQVLRIVPRVQVQQTAQATPAAAPTTTPAPVERGAARRIAQDATRHAQRVALAWPAQGSVIEGFTPGRNRGIQISGRPGDPIRAAAAGRVMYAGVGLNGYGTLILVQHNADFLTAYAHSRKLLVKTGDVVRQGDAIAEMGDVDNGQVAVLFEVRRDGRPVDPMPYLPGKQSQS; this comes from the coding sequence ATGAAGAAAGGCGGAATGACGAAGCGCGCGGCATGGCTGCCGGGCATGGCGGTTGCGTTTGTCCTCGCGGGTTGCGCGGGGCCGCAGACCACGACGCCGCCCGACGAGGCGAGTGCGTCGGCGGCGCAGCCCGCCTCGGCGGCTGCGCCGGACGCCGCCTCGGCCGCCGGCGTCGCAGCAGCGGCCAAACCCGCGCCGATCCGCTATGTGATCAAGCGCGGCGACACGCTGACGACGATCGCGAAAGCCAACAACTGCAGCGTTCAAGACCTTCGCGCATGGAACCGGCTCGGCCGTCGCAGCCGGCTCGCGGCAGGGCAGGTACTCAGGATCGTCCCGCGCGTCCAAGTCCAGCAAACCGCGCAAGCCACCCCCGCAGCCGCCCCGACAACTACACCCGCCCCCGTCGAGCGCGGCGCCGCGCGCCGCATCGCGCAAGATGCCACCCGCCACGCCCAGCGCGTCGCACTCGCGTGGCCGGCGCAGGGTTCGGTCATCGAAGGTTTCACACCGGGCCGCAATCGCGGCATCCAGATCTCCGGCCGCCCCGGCGATCCGATCCGTGCGGCGGCGGCCGGCCGGGTGATGTACGCGGGCGTGGGCCTGAACGGCTACGGCACGTTGATCCTGGTTCAACACAACGCGGATTTCCTCACGGCCTACGCGCACAGCCGCAAGCTGCTCGTAAAAACCGGCGACGTCGTGCGCCAGGGCGACGCGATCGCCGAAATGGGCGACGTCGACAACGGTCAGGTCGCGGTGCTGTTCGAAGTCCGTCGCGACGGCCGCCCGGTCGACCCGATGCCGTACCTGCCGGGCAAGCAAAGCCAAAGCTAG
- a CDS encoding LysR substrate-binding domain-containing protein translates to MRRLPPLNALQIFVAAARHRSFTRAADALCLTQGAVSRQIQSLEAHYGFPLFRRQAKGLTLTAEGEQLLPVVADSFARIEEISLRLTRQHAGLALKVPTCVMRWILPRMTRFQGEHPDPQVQMTTSWQHEVDFQREPFDAAIVYGVSPGAGVRAVPLFDERLTPVCTPELLAEKPLVGPADLAQHTLLHPTRDHRDWRMWLDHAAVTNVDPAHGPSFETLDLATQAALQGFGVAISDVTLSDDDVIARRLVKPFDIELRTGARYYFVYPDSAARSRQVALLSEWLAAHRA, encoded by the coding sequence ATGCGTCGTCTTCCTCCGCTGAACGCCCTGCAAATCTTCGTTGCGGCGGCGCGCCACCGCAGCTTCACGCGCGCGGCCGATGCCCTGTGCCTCACACAGGGCGCGGTCAGTCGGCAGATCCAGTCATTGGAGGCGCATTACGGTTTCCCGCTGTTCCGCCGCCAGGCGAAGGGCCTGACGTTGACGGCGGAAGGGGAGCAACTGCTGCCGGTCGTCGCCGACAGCTTCGCGCGCATCGAGGAGATTTCCCTGCGGCTCACGCGTCAACACGCGGGCCTGGCGCTGAAGGTGCCAACCTGCGTGATGCGCTGGATCCTGCCGCGCATGACGCGCTTCCAGGGCGAGCATCCCGATCCGCAGGTGCAGATGACCACCAGCTGGCAGCACGAAGTCGACTTCCAGCGCGAGCCGTTCGACGCGGCGATCGTCTATGGCGTGTCGCCCGGCGCCGGCGTGCGCGCGGTGCCGCTGTTCGACGAGCGCCTGACACCCGTCTGCACGCCCGAACTGCTCGCCGAAAAGCCGCTCGTCGGCCCGGCCGACCTCGCGCAACACACGCTGCTCCACCCAACCCGAGACCACCGCGACTGGCGCATGTGGCTCGACCACGCCGCCGTGACGAACGTCGATCCCGCTCACGGGCCCAGTTTCGAAACGCTGGACCTGGCCACCCAAGCCGCCCTACAGGGTTTCGGCGTGGCGATCAGCGACGTCACGCTGAGCGACGACGACGTCATTGCTCGGAGGCTCGTGAAGCCGTTCGACATCGAACTGCGCACGGGCGCGCGCTATTACTTCGTCTATCCGGACAGCGCCGCCCGCTCGCGCCAGGTCGCGCTGCTCAGCGAGTGGCTCGCCGCCCACCGTGCATAG
- a CDS encoding type 1 fimbrial protein gives MLRRPTLASFAVAATLLSLCGAALAQSGMIRFSGMIVEPPCNFSLAAAPADRLQLRSACPRPASGNVAFVDNDNQKVLRTVRFTEASQPIGVPANQHDRGQRLIAVVTYQ, from the coding sequence ATGCTACGCCGCCCGACCCTCGCGTCTTTCGCCGTTGCCGCCACGTTGCTGAGCCTGTGCGGCGCGGCACTCGCACAAAGCGGCATGATCCGCTTCTCCGGCATGATCGTCGAACCGCCCTGCAACTTCAGCCTCGCCGCCGCGCCGGCGGATCGGCTTCAACTGCGCTCGGCGTGCCCGCGCCCCGCCTCCGGCAACGTCGCGTTCGTCGACAACGACAATCAGAAGGTCCTGCGCACCGTCCGCTTCACCGAAGCCAGCCAGCCGATCGGCGTGCCCGCGAACCAGCACGATCGCGGCCAACGCCTGATCGCGGTCGTTACCTATCAGTAA
- a CDS encoding GlsB/YeaQ/YmgE family stress response membrane protein, whose protein sequence is MIQLIETLIVGFVVGLLARAIKPGDDKMGFLMTILLGVAGSVIAGYLGRAAGWYQPGQGAGWIASIIGAIVLLFAYGAIRKRAT, encoded by the coding sequence ATGATCCAACTCATCGAAACACTGATCGTCGGCTTCGTCGTCGGGCTGCTCGCGCGCGCCATCAAGCCCGGCGACGACAAGATGGGCTTCCTGATGACCATCCTGCTCGGCGTCGCGGGCTCCGTGATCGCCGGCTACCTCGGCCGTGCGGCCGGCTGGTATCAGCCCGGCCAGGGCGCGGGCTGGATCGCGTCGATCATCGGCGCGATCGTGCTGCTGTTCGCCTACGGCGCGATCCGCAAGCGCGCGACGTGA
- a CDS encoding ABC transporter ATP-binding protein, which yields MIEIRHASVRFPTRGGHVDAVRDVSLDIARGEAFGLVGESGSGKSTLLRALTGLAPLSAGTLAIDGRTPDGARDRALRRDVQMVFQDPYASLHPRFTVDTTLREPLAIQRLPDPDARIGRALEEVGLDPSFRFRYPHQLSGGQRQRVAIARALIVEPRVLLLDEPTSALDVSVQAEILNLLRRLHRERALTMLLVSHNLAVVGFLCGRVAVMRDGALVEQLDVDAIRAGRVASDYTRGLLRATQGYRRHAASAA from the coding sequence ATGATCGAAATCCGCCATGCCTCGGTACGCTTCCCGACCCGCGGCGGCCACGTCGACGCGGTGCGCGACGTCAGCCTCGACATCGCGCGCGGCGAGGCATTCGGCCTCGTCGGGGAATCCGGCTCCGGCAAGTCGACGCTGCTGCGCGCGCTGACGGGCCTCGCGCCGTTGTCGGCCGGCACCCTGGCCATCGACGGCCGCACGCCCGACGGCGCACGCGATCGCGCGCTACGGCGCGACGTCCAGATGGTGTTCCAGGATCCGTATGCGTCGCTGCATCCGCGCTTCACGGTCGATACCACGCTGCGCGAGCCGCTCGCGATCCAGCGCCTGCCGGATCCGGATGCGCGCATCGGGCGCGCGCTCGAGGAAGTCGGCCTGGATCCGTCGTTCCGGTTCCGCTATCCGCATCAGCTGTCGGGCGGGCAGCGGCAGCGCGTCGCGATCGCGCGGGCGCTGATCGTCGAGCCGCGCGTGCTGCTGCTCGACGAACCGACATCCGCGCTCGATGTTTCCGTTCAAGCGGAAATTCTGAACCTGCTGCGACGCCTGCATCGCGAACGCGCGCTGACGATGCTGCTCGTGAGCCACAACCTCGCGGTGGTGGGGTTTCTGTGCGGGCGGGTGGCGGTGATGCGCGACGGTGCGCTCGTCGAGCAACTCGACGTCGATGCGATTCGCGCGGGGCGCGTGGCGAGCGATTACACGCGCGGGTTGCTGCGCGCGACCCAGGGTTACCGTCGGCATGCGGCATCGGCCGCCTGA
- a CDS encoding ABC transporter ATP-binding protein: MTPPSTPAPPPLCEIDGLQVSFRGHDGREIEAVRDLSLTLAPGERLGIVGESGSGKSLTGRALLGLLPDSAHWRARGLRFAGRDLLALSPRERRRLCGSEMGMILQDPKFSLNPVMTVGAQLAEAFRLREPRLRGAALRARIEDALAAVEIREPRRVAAAYPHELSGGMGQRVMIAMMVSTGPRLLVADEPTSALDVAVSMQVLAVLDALVARHDTGLLFISHDLPLVMSFCDRVAVMYAGRVVETCAARDLAHASHPYTRGLLAATPPLADPPDALPVLRRDPAWLTGEPR; the protein is encoded by the coding sequence ATGACGCCTCCATCAACGCCCGCCCCGCCGCCGCTATGCGAGATCGACGGGCTGCAAGTCAGCTTTCGCGGCCATGACGGCCGCGAGATCGAGGCCGTGCGCGACCTGTCGCTCACGCTCGCGCCCGGCGAACGGCTCGGCATCGTCGGCGAATCGGGCTCCGGCAAATCGCTGACCGGCCGCGCGCTGCTCGGCCTGCTCCCGGACAGCGCGCACTGGCGCGCGCGCGGCCTGCGCTTCGCCGGCCGCGACCTGCTCGCGCTCTCCCCGCGCGAACGCCGCCGGCTGTGCGGCAGTGAAATGGGCATGATCCTCCAGGATCCGAAGTTCTCGCTGAATCCCGTGATGACGGTGGGCGCGCAGCTCGCGGAGGCGTTCCGGCTGCGCGAGCCGCGCCTGCGCGGCGCCGCGCTGCGCGCGCGGATCGAGGACGCGCTGGCCGCCGTCGAGATCCGCGAGCCGCGCCGGGTGGCGGCCGCGTATCCGCATGAACTGTCGGGCGGCATGGGGCAGCGCGTGATGATCGCGATGATGGTGTCGACCGGGCCGCGCCTCCTGGTCGCCGACGAGCCGACCTCCGCGCTCGACGTGGCGGTCTCGATGCAGGTGCTGGCGGTGCTCGACGCGCTGGTCGCGCGCCACGACACCGGGCTGCTGTTCATCAGCCACGACCTGCCGCTCGTGATGTCGTTCTGCGATCGGGTGGCGGTGATGTATGCGGGGCGCGTCGTCGAGACCTGCGCGGCGCGCGACCTCGCGCATGCCAGCCATCCGTATACGCGCGGATTGCTCGCCGCGACGCCGCCGCTCGCCGATCCGCCCGACGCGCTGCCGGTGCTGCGGCGCGATCCGGCCTGGCTCACGGGAGAACCGCGATGA
- a CDS encoding ABC transporter permease, giving the protein MATLPDSPVPPPAPPGLRAWLLTDAPRSRRQAALGLAYRRWRRFAANPLNLFGLAILTALVVVALIAPFAMPHDPLQQVLPDRLLPPGTPAHWLGTDQLGRDILSRLMDGARLTLGIAFLVVAIVVPIGLLIGTTAGLCGGWIDSVLMRLTDIALAFPKIVLALAFAAALGPGVLNAVVAISLTAWPAYARLSRAETLRIAQADFLHAARLQGASGPRLLLRYVMPLCLSSVIVRATLDMAGIILTVAGLGFLGLGAQPPSPEWGFMVASGRNVLLDAWWVATLPGCAILLVSIAFNLLGDGLRDVLDPRHGA; this is encoded by the coding sequence ATGGCCACGCTTCCCGACTCCCCCGTCCCGCCGCCCGCGCCTCCCGGCCTGCGCGCCTGGCTGCTCACCGACGCGCCGCGCTCGCGCCGCCAGGCCGCGCTCGGTCTCGCCTACCGGCGCTGGCGGCGCTTCGCCGCGAACCCGCTCAACCTGTTCGGCCTCGCGATCCTCACCGCGCTCGTCGTGGTCGCGCTGATCGCGCCGTTCGCGATGCCGCACGACCCGCTCCAGCAGGTGCTGCCCGATCGGCTCCTGCCGCCCGGCACGCCCGCGCACTGGCTCGGCACCGACCAGCTCGGCCGCGACATCCTGTCCCGGCTGATGGACGGCGCGCGGCTGACGCTCGGCATCGCCTTCCTGGTGGTCGCGATCGTGGTGCCGATCGGCCTGCTGATCGGCACCACGGCCGGCCTGTGCGGCGGCTGGATCGACAGCGTGCTGATGCGCCTCACCGACATCGCGCTCGCGTTCCCGAAGATCGTGCTCGCGCTCGCGTTCGCCGCCGCGCTCGGGCCGGGCGTGCTCAATGCGGTGGTGGCGATCTCTCTGACCGCGTGGCCCGCCTATGCGCGCCTCTCGCGCGCCGAGACGCTGCGCATCGCGCAGGCCGACTTCCTGCACGCGGCGCGCCTGCAAGGCGCGTCCGGCCCGCGCCTGCTGCTGCGCTACGTGATGCCGCTGTGCCTGTCGTCGGTGATCGTGCGCGCCACGCTCGACATGGCGGGCATCATCCTGACCGTCGCCGGGCTCGGCTTCCTCGGGCTCGGCGCGCAGCCGCCGAGCCCCGAATGGGGCTTCATGGTCGCCTCGGGCCGCAACGTGCTGCTCGACGCCTGGTGGGTCGCGACGCTGCCCGGCTGCGCGATCCTGCTCGTGAGCATCGCCTTCAACCTGCTCGGCGACGGCTTGCGCGACGTCCTCGACCCGCGCCATGGAGCCTGA
- a CDS encoding ABC transporter permease translates to MTPAPDPVPRSPRSRPAARALLRALRWALTLAVTFAGLLALTFVIGRKVPIDPVLAILGDRASADAYAAQRIALGLDQPLATQFMIYARDVLHGQLGISLLTANPVLDDIRRVFPATLELATLATLIGIALGVPLGVAAAVRHNRPLDHAARFVGLIGNSVPVFWLGLMGLLLFYAKLHWVGGPGRLDPLYDGMVEPRTGSLLVDAALAGEWEVFRNALSHIALPAAILGYYSVAYLSRMTRSFMLDQLSQEYIVTARAKGVSERRVIWRHAFGNIAVPLLTVIALTYSNLLEGSVLTEIVFAWPGIGSYLTGALLNADMNAVLGATLVIGAMFITVNLLTDALYRVFDPRAR, encoded by the coding sequence ATGACGCCCGCGCCCGACCCGGTTCCCCGCTCGCCGCGCAGCCGGCCCGCCGCGCGCGCGCTGCTGCGCGCGCTGCGCTGGGCGCTGACGCTCGCCGTCACGTTCGCCGGCCTGCTCGCGCTGACCTTCGTGATCGGCCGCAAGGTGCCGATCGATCCCGTGCTCGCGATCCTCGGCGATCGCGCGTCGGCCGACGCCTATGCGGCCCAGCGCATCGCGCTCGGCCTCGACCAGCCGCTCGCGACGCAGTTCATGATCTATGCGCGCGACGTGCTGCACGGCCAACTCGGCATCTCGCTCCTGACCGCGAACCCGGTGCTCGACGACATCCGCCGCGTGTTCCCCGCGACCCTCGAACTCGCGACGCTGGCCACCCTGATCGGCATCGCGCTCGGCGTGCCGCTCGGCGTCGCGGCCGCGGTCCGCCACAACCGGCCGCTCGACCACGCCGCCCGGTTCGTCGGCCTGATCGGCAATTCGGTGCCGGTGTTCTGGCTCGGCCTGATGGGCCTGCTGCTGTTCTACGCGAAACTGCACTGGGTCGGCGGCCCCGGCCGGCTCGATCCGCTGTACGACGGCATGGTCGAGCCGCGCACCGGCAGCCTGCTCGTCGACGCGGCGCTGGCCGGCGAGTGGGAGGTGTTCCGCAACGCGCTGTCGCACATCGCGCTGCCCGCCGCGATCCTCGGCTACTACTCCGTCGCCTACCTGAGCCGGATGACCCGCTCCTTCATGCTCGACCAGTTGAGCCAGGAATACATCGTCACCGCGCGCGCGAAAGGCGTATCCGAGCGCCGCGTGATCTGGCGTCATGCGTTCGGCAACATCGCGGTGCCGCTGCTCACGGTGATCGCGCTCACCTACAGCAACCTGCTCGAAGGCTCGGTGCTGACCGAGATCGTGTTCGCGTGGCCCGGCATCGGCTCCTACCTGACGGGCGCCCTGCTGAACGCCGACATGAACGCCGTGCTCGGCGCCACGCTCGTGATCGGCGCGATGTTCATCACCGTCAACCTCCTGACCGACGCGCTGTATCGCGTGTTCGATCCGCGCGCCCGCTGA
- a CDS encoding ABC transporter substrate-binding protein, translating into MKPLLPRLALALAVASACLAAPPPARAATPKDMFVMATLLDEFTSLDPGEIYELVPEEYVANTYDRLVRVDLADPAKFNGDVAQSWQVSPDGLTYTFKLRPGLAFHSGNPLTADDVAWSIQRTVLLDKGPAAVLAGLGLTKANVLQRVKKLDDTTVSITTDQKYAPTFVLNVLGAWPASVLDRKLLLSHQQGGDFGSGWLKTNEAGSGAYRLVKWAANDSLVLQRFDGYRLPLAMKRIVLRHVPEAASQRLLLENGDVDAARDLSPDDLFAVQKSGKAKVTPSPQATLLYLGLNTKNPTLAKPEVQEALKWLVDYSGIQSHVVETTYQVHQTFLPDGFLGALARNPYRLDVAKAKALLAKAGVPDGFTVTMDVRNDYPYTDIAQAVQANFAQAGVKVRLIPGDNKQTLAKYRARQHDIYIGEWSADYIDPHSNAQGFAWNPDNSDRSSYRMLAWRNAWAIPQLTARTQAALAEPSAARRAQLYQAMQQDVLAHSPFVILFQKVAQVATRPGVGGLAIGPINDLVSYRNLNKQP; encoded by the coding sequence ATGAAGCCCCTGCTGCCCAGGCTCGCCCTCGCGCTGGCCGTCGCGTCCGCCTGCCTTGCCGCGCCGCCCCCCGCGCGCGCCGCCACGCCGAAGGACATGTTCGTGATGGCGACCCTGCTCGACGAATTCACCTCGCTCGATCCGGGCGAGATCTACGAGCTGGTGCCGGAGGAATACGTCGCGAACACCTATGACCGCCTCGTGCGCGTCGATCTCGCCGACCCGGCGAAATTCAACGGCGACGTCGCGCAATCGTGGCAGGTGAGCCCCGACGGCCTCACCTACACGTTCAAGCTGCGCCCGGGCCTCGCGTTCCATTCGGGCAACCCGCTCACGGCCGACGACGTCGCCTGGTCGATCCAGCGCACGGTGCTGCTCGACAAGGGGCCGGCCGCGGTGCTGGCGGGCCTCGGGCTCACCAAGGCGAACGTGCTGCAACGCGTGAAGAAGCTCGACGACACGACGGTCTCGATCACCACCGACCAGAAATACGCGCCGACCTTCGTGCTCAACGTGCTCGGCGCCTGGCCCGCGTCGGTGCTCGACCGCAAGCTGCTGCTCTCGCACCAGCAGGGCGGCGACTTCGGCAGCGGCTGGCTGAAGACCAACGAGGCGGGCTCGGGTGCGTACCGGCTCGTCAAGTGGGCCGCGAACGACAGCCTCGTGCTGCAGCGCTTCGACGGCTATCGGCTGCCGCTCGCGATGAAGCGCATCGTGCTGCGCCACGTGCCCGAAGCGGCCAGCCAGCGCCTGCTGCTCGAAAACGGCGACGTGGACGCGGCGCGCGACCTGAGCCCCGACGATCTCTTCGCGGTGCAGAAAAGCGGCAAGGCGAAGGTCACGCCCTCGCCGCAGGCCACGCTGCTCTATCTCGGCCTGAACACGAAGAACCCGACGCTGGCGAAACCCGAGGTGCAGGAGGCGCTGAAGTGGCTGGTCGACTACAGCGGCATCCAGAGCCACGTCGTCGAGACGACCTACCAGGTGCACCAGACCTTCCTGCCCGACGGTTTCCTCGGCGCGCTCGCGCGCAATCCATACCGGCTCGACGTCGCGAAGGCCAAGGCGCTGCTCGCCAAGGCCGGCGTGCCGGACGGCTTCACGGTCACGATGGACGTGCGCAACGATTACCCGTACACCGACATCGCGCAGGCCGTGCAGGCGAATTTCGCGCAGGCGGGCGTGAAGGTGCGGCTGATCCCCGGCGACAACAAGCAGACGCTCGCGAAGTACCGCGCCCGCCAGCATGACATCTACATCGGCGAATGGTCGGCCGACTACATCGACCCGCACAGCAACGCGCAGGGCTTCGCCTGGAACCCGGACAACTCGGACCGGTCGAGCTACCGGATGCTCGCGTGGCGCAACGCCTGGGCCATCCCGCAACTCACCGCGCGGACCCAGGCCGCGCTCGCCGAGCCGTCGGCCGCGCGGCGCGCGCAGCTGTACCAGGCGATGCAGCAGGACGTGCTCGCGCACTCGCCGTTCGTGATCCTGTTCCAGAAGGTCGCGCAGGTCGCGACCCGGCCCGGCGTCGGCGGCCTCGCGATCGGGCCGATCAACGATCTCGTCTCGTACCGCAACCTGAACAAGCAGCCATGA
- the ddpX gene encoding D-alanyl-D-alanine dipeptidase has protein sequence MTPSRLVEITPAAHDVELDLVYATDRNLTGRPIYRHAHCLLLPAAAAALRRAVRIAAQAGLRLRLYDAYRPPEAQRILWNWLPDPAYIADPARGSNHSRGAALDLTLVGADGHALDMGTGFDEMTPDSQHFRDGLPEAVQRNRLLLLGVMRAAGFAHIAGEWWHYELPDARALPQIGHADCGPWRLM, from the coding sequence ATGACCCCATCCCGCCTCGTCGAAATCACCCCCGCCGCGCACGACGTCGAGCTCGATCTCGTCTACGCGACCGACCGCAACCTGACCGGCCGGCCGATCTACCGGCATGCGCATTGCCTGCTGCTGCCCGCCGCCGCGGCGGCGCTGCGCCGCGCGGTGCGGATCGCCGCGCAGGCCGGCCTCCGGCTGCGCCTCTACGACGCGTACCGCCCGCCCGAAGCGCAACGCATCCTGTGGAACTGGCTGCCCGATCCAGCCTACATCGCCGATCCCGCGCGCGGCTCCAATCACAGCCGCGGCGCGGCGCTCGACCTGACGCTGGTCGGCGCGGACGGCCACGCGCTCGACATGGGCACCGGCTTCGACGAGATGACGCCCGACTCGCAGCATTTCCGCGACGGGCTGCCCGAGGCCGTGCAGCGCAACCGCCTGCTGCTGCTCGGCGTGATGCGCGCGGCCGGCTTCGCGCATATCGCCGGCGAGTGGTGGCATTACGAACTGCCCGACGCGCGCGCCCTGCCGCAGATCGGCCATGCCGACTGCGGCCCGTGGCGGCTGATGTGA
- the sapR gene encoding sap1 transcriptional regulator SapR, with translation MPPAFAETVEARFADLTPTAKRIASYMLANLDRLGLETADQIAQQTGTSGISVGRFLRSVGYRNLDHLKRELRGDAERPWLITDRLDAHRRTAPAMEARTLDASLARELDAIRHVYQLADGPVFARVADRIAQADAVYILGIQSTRGVSNAFQSYLEYLRPRVFYVDGLSGAYVDALNSEFAQPYCIVTDIRAYARIARRYCTAAAERGVPFALVTDPYCAWARELRCDLLQVKTDVGQFWDSLAPLTCLFNLLITAVVDRLGPAVDARVARNRALQRAFDQFES, from the coding sequence ATGCCGCCCGCCTTCGCCGAGACCGTCGAAGCCCGCTTTGCCGACCTGACGCCCACGGCGAAGCGCATCGCGAGCTACATGCTCGCGAACCTGGATCGCCTCGGTCTGGAGACGGCTGACCAGATCGCGCAGCAAACCGGCACCAGCGGCATCTCGGTCGGCCGTTTCCTGCGCAGCGTGGGCTACCGGAACCTGGATCACCTCAAGCGCGAGCTGCGCGGCGACGCCGAGCGGCCCTGGCTCATCACCGACCGCCTCGACGCTCACCGGCGCACGGCGCCCGCGATGGAGGCCCGCACGCTCGACGCCTCGCTCGCGCGCGAGCTGGACGCGATCCGCCACGTCTACCAGTTGGCCGACGGCCCGGTCTTCGCGCGCGTCGCCGACCGCATCGCGCAGGCCGACGCGGTATACATCCTCGGCATCCAGTCGACGCGCGGCGTCAGCAATGCGTTCCAGAGCTACCTCGAATACCTGCGCCCGCGCGTGTTCTATGTCGACGGCCTGTCGGGCGCCTACGTCGATGCGCTGAATTCGGAATTCGCGCAGCCTTATTGCATCGTCACCGACATCCGCGCCTACGCACGGATCGCGCGGCGCTATTGCACGGCGGCCGCCGAACGCGGCGTGCCGTTCGCGCTCGTCACCGACCCGTACTGCGCCTGGGCGCGCGAGCTGCGCTGCGACCTGTTGCAGGTCAAGACCGACGTGGGCCAGTTCTGGGATTCGCTCGCGCCGCTCACCTGTCTCTTCAACCTGCTGATCACGGCGGTGGTGGACCGGCTCGGTCCCGCCGTCGACGCCCGGGTTGCCCGCAACCGCGCGTTGCAGCGCGCCTTCGATCAGTTCGAATCCTGA